GTTTcctttgatgttgataaacatgaatagacacttgatagtctatctgtctgatggtgtagtggctataggtgctaagtgaatctgactagctagataggatcatcccttgttggatttctttgattatgtcactggtttggcatagccaatgttcccagggtgctttcctatttgtttccctcttgttcacttgcaccaatttggctagtagccatatgatgactcacatatagggtttctacccttgtggtgtgcttgagatcatgcctgtgcaatttatgaacaaaaccatctggtttgtccatgatgcttggtatacctcactccagctcctagaaatagtgtgttggtgtagaggttttgcttctggtggttggtttgacttgccctgctcctccttgtgacttgtgcttgatctactccatggtttgcTTCTCAACAGGAAACAGTTCTTTGCTAGAGCTGTTCCTGGGTGAGGgttctggctatgtgttcttcctgttctaagtgttcttgctatctgatgacttaccaagttgcctgtcgatgaatgagctagttctggcggtggaaaaaggttttatatgaaccttattttgctccctggtcgacagcttggcctggccacccttggtgactcctctctggcttgtgtgttgtacagcatgcacacatgcagtgtgagctgcctgtgtgtgtgtgtgtgcacctgatactctgaacttggcttggagaggatcagctcggcagagttgatcatatctgctcaatttttcctttctttctaacctgccaagtggcaatgtcaCTTGGCATAATTGTTGCTTTGCTTTGTTATGTGCAGGGAATCAGAAGtataatcaagtgaagatgaagatcatcaagcttaagcatcttatgaaactagacttgtagtttaggataggtcattgattgtaatcttctttttctttttttctatttaagcaattcttgtaatgtgttgtattattcatttattttctcttatgaatattgtaatgacaatgtaaattgtgtgataatcaataaagctcaaagttttctctaatgagctttactttattttaattgctcatattgtttattatttataatttacttaatgaatttcctcacaattcaatatttagggtaattatttaatgtttgaatttgaaattcaaattcaactttggtttgaattcaaccatgtcacttaatttataattcaatcatgcaacttaagtttgatgcaaactctcccctctcttctcaaaaccctaaactagttaagtgagatgcaagtttatcgcaccctcgaaaccctaaccctgtaaggtgtcgagagagaaacttgttcccctccattgcagtttttgtttaaaagcgcgaaatttccccagaatttaccatgcaatgcacatccctttctaaaatctacccctcgatcgtctctaaacctgggacattacagggtCTGTTGCGACTCCCACACCACTGATAACATGGCCCAGATACTCTAATTTGTACTGCGCGAATAGACACTTGGATCTCTTGATGAATAGGTTGTTGGTTTGCAGAATGAGCAACACCTCGCAGAGGAGAGTGAGGTGTGCCTCCAGAGTAGGAGTGtagatgaggatatcatccaTGAAAACAAGCACACCATGCCGTAACTGCTTCTCAAAAATCATGTTCATCACACTCTGGAAGGTTGCGGGCACTCCTGTCAACCCAAATGGCATAACCAAGAATTCGTACAGCCCTTGATGAGTGCGGAAAGCAGTTTTGTGTTCATCCCCAGCCGCCATCCGAATCTGGTGATACCCAGAGCTGAGATCCAACTTACTGAACCATTTTGCGCCAGCGAGTTCATCTAGAAGCTCGTCGACGACGGGCAATGGATGTTTATTCTTCACCGTCAGGCTGTTGAGCTGGCGATAATCAACACAGAATCGCCATGACCCATCTTTCTTGCGCACAAGAACTGGTGATGCAAAGGGGCTAGAGCTGTGCCTGATCGTTCCATGCTTTAGCATGGCCTGGACTTGCCGCTCAATTTCTGTCTTCTGATGTGGAGCATATCGATACGGTCGCACATTGACAGGTTGCGCCCCTGGCACCAATGGAATCTGATGATCGCATGCGCGTGATGGCGGCAGCTCTTGTGGTTCCCCAAAGAGAGCCTCAAATTCTTGTAACAAAGCTTGGATTTCAACTGGAATAGCTGCAATGGTTGTGTCTACTGACATAGAATGCAGGCCAGGTTCCTGATGGACTGGCTGCACTTGGATACAATCGGCAATCGCTCCTCTCTTCAGTAGTCCATGCAATTTGGCTGCCGACACTGGGAGACATGTTTGAGGATGCTCTATTATGCCTGTCAAGCGGATGCGTCGACCGTGGTGTGTGAATTTCATCCAACGATGTTTCCAGTGTACCCACATGGGACTGTGGTCCTCAAGCCAATCTGCACCAAGTATCATATCATAACAAGGCAGTGGTAACACATGGAAATCTTGTTGGAACGTATGTCCCTGACACAGCCAGGCTAGGTTGGGAAGCATGCGTTCACTTGTCAATGGCGCCCCATTTGCTGCCACAAAGCGTGCCGGTGCCGTGGCTGTTGTCTCTCTTCCAAGCATCTCAGACAATTTAGCATCAATGAAGGAAGAATTTGCGCCAGAATCAACCAGAATCAAAACGTGGTGTTTGTTGATCATACCATGAAGACGCATGGTGCGGCGTTGTCGCCCTGCAGGTTGATTAGAGAGAGGTGCCAACAGCATCAAATCATCCTCAGACTCATATGAACTGTGGGAGGACTTGGAGTCACTGTCTTCAGTCTGAAGTACTTCCAAAAGTTCCTCCATAATGTGGAGAGGAATCTGGTTTGGGCACTTGTGTGTCCTGTTCCACTTTTCACCACACGTGAAACATAAATTCTTGGATTTGCGATATGCCCTGAGTGCCTCCAACTTTTCATCCCAACGAGGTGTCTCAGTCTTCTTTGTGTCATCTACCCGAGCTGAGTGTTTGTACTTGTCAGATGATGCACTGAAggatttgctcttgtccttgtgcAAGAGCTTGTGCTTGTGCTGACTGGATATTTTCTCAGACTCCATCTCTGTTTcctgcaatttagcaagcaaactGGCAGATTCTGTATCTTGAGGACAATGTAGGACAACTGCAGTACGGATGTCAGGACGCAGACCAACTAAATAACGTTCTACAAACAATACTTCACTAGTGTACGGGTCTTCTAGGAGGATTTGGTGTTTAAGGTTATCAAATTTGGTGGTATAGTCGTCGACGGTGCTGGTCATACTGAGCAACAGCAACTGTCTCATATAGAATGTATGTCTACTCTTCCCCCAACGCTCAACCACTGCTGCTCTCAACTCTTCCCACTGAACAAATTTGCGCCTCTTCTGCATTGTTTTGAGCCACAATGCAGCATTTCCCACCATGTTTAGGGCAGCAAATTTAACTTTCATGAGAGGTGACACTCCATAGATTTCAAAATAAAGCTCACAGTTATCTAACCAGATATGATAGTCCTCTCCATCGAATTTTGGAAAGTCCATCTTAGGAGTGGCGCCAAACGAGGTGCGGTGGTGTGTGTGAGGATTATGAGCAGAATAGCGGGTTCCATCTGGGTCAGGCTCTCTATCGAACatgtggtgggtgttccgagacgTACCATGATCGGGAGGAGGATCTGGGGGATGATTTCCCCCACATGCCTGCCCCCAGTTTGTTGTTGCAGAGCCGCGCCCTTGGGGCTGTTTGTCGGCGTCGATCCGCACGACGGTGGTCGTCGGCGTGACCGGCTCCTTGCCGCTCTCCCGCCGCGCAGCAACTCCCGACTCGAGCAGGCCGAGCCGAGATGCCATGTCCTCCGCGTGAAGTTGCAGCAGCGCGGTATTCTTCGCGAGATCGGAGGTCGTCTCATTCACGGACTGCATCCAGCTCGTGAGGGTGCCCATCTTCACCATGAGCTCGTCGAGCTTGGCGCTCGTCGCGGCGTGGTTCTCGTCTGCGGTGGCCATGGCGGAAGCGATTTGCGTCTCGACCACCGTGGCCTTCTTCCTGGGCGCCAGATCGAACTCTCGGTGACGCGATCGGACCGAGAGATAGGATTTACGGTAGCGATTCGAAAATCACCACCATCCCCAGATGGATTTACAGATCAAGCGTCGGCCGGCGAATCGAAACAAGGCTCAGGATACCAATTGTTACGCTATAACTTGTAATCTAGGACATAGAGTACGAGATCCAGTGTTACAACGGGATTTAGGGATACAAGTGGTGTTTCTCTCTCACTTTCTTCATAATTGTTCATCTTCAGCGGTTACAGGGGATCGACTTATATCTGTGTCTTCCTCCTCGTGACGCACGGCACGTCGTGCTCCTCATGCTGGGCCAGACccaacttcctcttcatcattttCTTCCTTCTCTTATCACCGGCCTTGGGCTGGGCCGTGACACATCCATCAATGGTGGTTCGCCGCGGCTGGCGGCGATTTCTACCTCCCTCCCATTCCCAATTTCCCATGAGCGTGCCTCTCGTTCCCTGTTGGCGAGCAGACGAGCCTCTCTCGCCTGCTGACGGCGGCCGAGCCTGCAGGGGCCTTCCGCAGCTGCACGACCACGGGATCTGATCCGATGACCGTGCGCGCGTCGGGAAGTCCGTGCTCGCGGCGAGATTACGCCCTTCGGACAACCCCGCCCGACAGCTTCGTCCTTCACTCCTCAGCGAGCGCCCAGGGTGAGTTAAAATCCCATCCCTGATTCAGTTAAACCGAGCGTGCCTGAGCGCTTGTTCCCATCTCTGATCTCATTGCCGACGAATCGAGAACTTTGCCTGCGCACTTGACTAAAAAAAGTACTATGACCATTGCTTGGCTAGTTTACTGTAAGTGAATTATCGAGATTAATCCTGGTTCGGTGATGTGAAAACCCAGCATCAGAGCATCATGCTATGCACATCAGTGTGAGAAATTTACAGCGTGCGAATACATTTAGTGTCTAATATGCATGTGCTGGTTTGATACACTCGATTTGAGTAGATGTGGATGCTGGGCTGGATCAGTCAAGTCTGTTTTACCAAATTCAGATCTAGCCGCAGTGTTGCACTGACTACTGGTACTCTCCTAGGTACTCTCGTTTTGTTCATTCCTGTCGAGGATTCAAATAACTGTGCGCTTCAGTTTTACTTATACTGCTAAAGAAACCACATAATAAGAAAGCCATACACACAAATTGCCTTATTCGTCCACACAAATACACACAGCAAAGTGCGGACCAAGGTCTAATGTACTCTGGCCCATCGGAAAAGCATCAAACCTTGTGACTAGTGTCACAATATTATATTAttgccacatacatgattttgttAACCTTCTTGCACAGAAGTTTATTTATCATCGCGGCTTATTGTCCCACAGTAGGCTTATTTTCATGCTCAGCTCAACACCAATAGGCCGAGGATATTGGTGTTAGAGACCCCTGCATGAGTGAGATCTTTAAACTGGCAGGTCGGTGTTCTCGTCAAAGGGGAATGGCTCCAGTTTTGGTTCTGCTGCTTGAAGGATCATTTTAATTGGCATTTCCGGCTCTGATCTTTCCAGGGGCGCAATTGGATCAACACTTGGGTCATGAGCCTGAAAATAATTATGTATTTATTATAATATATAGCTGAAAATCATACCATCTGTGTAAGTTTTTAGACGTTTTGATGTCCATGTGTTGCACTAACCTGGTTAGCATGCATTCTCTTGACAAAAGTTTGGAAAGTGACGTAGTTCTCTCCCTCCAGCAGCTCATCCGATACCCGGAGGTAGGTGAATCCAAACAGCTTGTGCTCAGGAGGGCCGCTCTTGTTAATACCTCTTGGTCTTGCGTTCCTGAGTATCGTGTTGTAACCAGTTGCATCATATCGAGCGAGCGCGTTTTCACATGCAACATGTAAGCCCTCTCTCCATCCAGCACTCAGCACCTGAGAAATTTGATGAGAAGTGCTTCAGTGTTTCGAAAAATATTGAAGTGCAGAAGTCTTTGAGTCAGAAATCACTTGGTGGTCGCTAATGGTGTAGTTACCTGTTGGACTAGTTGTTCTGGTGCACTCTTCGCCTCCGAACTCTGCTCAGAGTCCCTCATCTCTGCACAAGTGAAGTTAAGGCTAGCATGATGCCTTGTGAGCATGCGTGCTATGGTTCTGTAGCCGTCCCTGTCATCTAAGTTGTAGTACCCGGCAGTGAGCTCGGCTGCGTGGCTTGGAACCCTGTACCACCAGTGAATGCCAGAGATCTGCAACCATACATTGGATCATCTCTCATTTACATTCCAGCTTAAGCAATGTGAGCTGCATATACTTTTTTTTTCTTGGCCTATAATCTGATGCTCAACTGAAATTTGTGCAATTTTGTTTATCGGATGCAACATTCACAATTGAATCTCCATTTTATGAAAATTTATCTGCTACAATAAACTGAGATCTTTAGCATGGTACTTACTTTGATTGCCAGCTGCACTCTGCATCCCAAGAAGACCTGGTTTGCTTCATCCAAGATCTTGTCACCGTGCTCGATCAGTTTGTTGGAGTACCATGAGAGGAAAAACTTCCCCTTCTCGGTAAGGTATGTTCCGTTGTCCTTGAAGAACTGGGTCTCCTCAGGAGTGTCATTGTACTGTCCAGCATCGTCAGGCAATTCCCACTCAGGATGGCCAGCTGTCGCTGCTGCTGCTTTGAAGTCTGCCTCCAGGTACTTATCATAGCACTGCAAGTTATTTTTGTTTTAGTAATAGCTGGAACAATTAACTGAAGTCCTTTTGTCTTTACTGGTGATGGTGTTATTCTGCATTTGTTTTAGTTTATCCCCTGTCTGTTTAGCTAGATATACATTTGGCTTCCTCTGCTTTATGCCGCTTAGCTGTGGGACTATGGTCCTGTGTTTGCTTCTGTCACTTTTCTCAAAAGAACAGTTCGGTTTCTCAAAAGCCAAAAGTAGTGATAAGCCAAAATTGCAGTTTTAACATGACGTCTCTTTTGATCAGAATCAGTTTACCATTGTGTTTTCAGTTCCTAAATACAGTACAATTTTAAGTGCAGATCATCACTTGGACAAAGATTGAACTGCCTTTGGTCATATGTATAAGAACATTTTGAAGAAAAGAAGAGGATAGCTTTTGTTTGGTAAAAGGCACTTACGATGAATTCTCCGATCCCTGGGAACACCCATCCCTGGCTCTGAGGATAGGATGGGTACCTCATCTCTCCAGCTGGACCGAGTCCCACCTCAATGTCCACGATGACACCAGCATCCAGGAACTGTTCCATATTCTCCCTGAAGCTCTTCATGTAATCAGCATACATCTGTCACAGCCACAAGGAAGAATCAAAGCTTGCCACCATGGTCATACAGTACAAAACAAAATCACAACTCTGCCGTTGCCAAGACTCATCTGAGCATCTGATCGATCACCACATATGCGGCAGAGCGTGAAGTGGTGGTTTATCTGTGCTAACCTGGACGGCAGTTCTTCCATGGAAGAGAGGCTGGTCATCCACTCCAAGGGTGAGGTACTCAATGTTCCTTGTCCCGCTCCGGTTGGTGTAGAAAATGTCTGGGTCGCTCTTGCCGATGTCCCGCACCCACTGCGGGATGGGGATGTTGACGACGTCGCCGACGTTGCCGCCGCACTGGTGGAATGACATGATGGCCTGCAGCTTCAGCCCGGCCTCCTGCACCAGCTCGAACACCTCCTTGTAGGCGCTCCAGTCGTACGCCTTGGGGCCCTTGCCCTCCACCAGCCCCCACCAGACGTCTATCATGACGCCGTCCACGCCGGCCTCCGCCAGCTTCTTCAGCTGCGCCCTGAGCTCCTCACCCTTCTCGAATGTGTTGTCGATGCTCACCACATCCAGCTATTTCCGCAGCCAAAGTGAAATCAATGTAAGTTAGTAAAAAATCCATCTAAGGTCTAAGCTCTTGTTTTTACATGACTTCACTCTTCAACATGTTATACATATGGCAAAATGTATCTACGATAGTGTGAATTAGATCATTGAAATGGGTATGGTGTGTAGCGAGGTAAATGAGCTTACAGGGAGCATGACGTTGACTTGGACGTAGTTGGCTAGCATGTTCCCAGGCATTGTGGCTGCTGGCTAAAATCTATGCTCTAGAGACACTGGCTTGCGTGCTCGCTCGCTCAACTTGGTTTGTGGGATGTTGCAGGGAGCTTAGGGGGTCTATTTATACAGCCGCGGGAGGGGAGGGGGATTGTTATGGTATGGTTAGGATATGCCTTGATGACTAAAAAGCTACACTTGGTAGTTATCCGAGGCAATCATCTCTAAGCATATATCGTCTATACACAAAAACTGGCACAAAAACGTACACGCACACATCTCCCCTGTTTGTATGTATCAGCCGGATTAAGCGTACACCTTCGTGGCAGGAACGTGTACGTGTTATATGTTATATAATGGCAAAAGATACAAAAACTGATATGGTTAGGCTATGCCTTGATTCCTACAAAAGCTCTACATGCAAAAGATACAAAAACTGATATGGTTAGGCTATGCCTTGATGATTCCTACAAAAGCTCTACATGCAGTTATTTAAGGAAAtcatctttttttcttttttgcaaaACACAATATAGATGTAGACGCTCACATATACGCACATACACTCACCCGTATGAAGGCACGTAGTCGAAGAAACTTCATCCGAcgagtcttgagattgacgaaatcACCACATCCGCCTcgttgtcgacgggaacgtcgcctcccactgaagaatattccgcctttaatgAGACACCGAAGTGTCAAACCtgaggtttgaactctggtgggctggaggtgccactgccctcctaaccagccaaccacagGTTTTGGTTCTCTTAAGGAAATCATCTCTAACCAACCACATGTTGGATAGTTagaagggtggttgtacccctagCCTactagagttcaaaccccaggttggaCACCTCTGTGTcttataaaggcggaatattcattcagtgggagacgACATTCCCGTTGACAACGAGGCGCttttggtgacttcgtcaatttcaagatccaacccgccggctcagtcttccggaggtgctcatatggGTAGGGCATGTGTGTGCACGTTCATATGGgtaagtgtatgcgcgtgtatgtgggcGTCTGcgcttgtactgtgtttctcaaaaaaaaaaaaaaaaaaaaaagaggttcCTAAGTTACAAGATGTTAAAATCACGGTTAAAATCGCTCACAAGATGAGGTTCCTAAGTTCAAAGACGATTAAAATCGCTCAAAGGATGAGGTTCCTAAGTTAAAAGATGTTAAAATCATAGTTAAATTCGATGAGAAGCAGCTCCTAGTTTTGCTAGTATGTATGTGTTTAGGatcccgtactatcaagaggggttCGATAGTGGAAGGTTGTGGAAATTCAAACACGTGCACAAAAACTAAATTTGCACCCACTAAACCGTCCTACTCATGGAGTGAGAGGGCCCCATATTTCAAGTTGTTGCAGAAACTTAGGGGGGCAAAATATACCGTGTGAGACACACCAGAATATCCGTCTTGAAGACCACATGTTCAGTCaagtttttttcttcttctttggaAGGTCTTAGTCCTTTGAAAAATGTTATTTGGAAGGTCTCTACGAAGCCAGCATGCCAGCCGGCGACGCCGGCCTCCCCGCCGCAACGGCCGGTCTCTGTCAGCCAGTTCGTCGGTGGCAAACGGGATGCTACACAACAACGGACATGTTTCTGCTTGGTGCCTAGCCCGGCGGCCAAACACCATTCCTTTGGTATAAAGCAAGAGGAGGTCCCGACCTACAATCCCACTAAGCCGAACATCAATCCCCCCTTGCGTTCATCGAGCAAGCTAGTTACTCTTGGGTTTGTGGGCAACTCTAGGAGGCTAGGGTCACCCAGAAGAAGTTGTGAGGGTTTGGAGGTTACCTTAAGTGTACTGCGACTGAGTGAGCTATTACTTCACGGGGCAGGCTctagagaagaaggtgagccttcatgGAGTTGGGAAATCCTTTGTGGGATTCCACATACCTCTCCAATGTGATGTACGTTCCTCCCAAAGAAGAGAACACAGGAACATATCTTCATCTCCGTATGCTtcagttatctctaaccgaactctttaCTCGTGTTATTTGCATTTGTGATCGCCTTCGTGGGTGAAGTAACTTGTATCATCATCTAGGTTGTCTCACCTATTTTGAATTAGGCTCACTTACATTTCCGCAAAGCCTAAAATtgcaaagaaaacaaagaaaatTTGTAGAACCCATTCA
This region of Lolium perenne isolate Kyuss_39 chromosome 2, Kyuss_2.0, whole genome shotgun sequence genomic DNA includes:
- the LOC139835538 gene encoding uncharacterized protein; this translates as MATADENHAATSAKLDELMVKMGTLTSWMQSVNETTSDLAKNTALLQLHAEDMASRLGLLESGVAARRESGKEPVTPTTTVVRIDADKQPQGRGSATTNWGQACGGNHPPDPPPDHGTSRNTHHMFDREPDPDGTRYSAHNPHTHHRTSFGATPKMDFPKFDGEDYHIWLDNCELYFEIYGVSPLMKVKFAALNMVGNAALWLKTMQKRRKFVQWEELRAAVVERWGKSRHTFYMRQLLLLSMTSTVDDYTTKFDNLKHQILLEDPYTSEVLFVERYLVGLRPDIRTAVVLHCPQDTESASLLAKLQETEMESEKISSQHKHKLLHKDKSKSFSASSDKYKHSARVDDTKKTETPRWDEKLEALRAYRKSKNLCFTCGEKWNRTHKCPNQIPLHIMEELLEVLQTEDSDSKSSHSSYESEDDLMLLAPLSNQPAGRQRRTMRLHGMINKHHVLILVDSGANSSFIDAKLSEMLGRETTATAPARFVAANGAPLTSERMLPNLAWLCQGHTFQQDFHVLPLPCYDMILGADWLEDHSPMWVHWKHRWMKFTHHGRRIRLTGIIEHPQTCLPVSAAKLHGLLKRGAIADCIQVQPVHQEPGLHSMSVDTTIAAIPVEIQALLQEFEALFGEPQELPPSRACDHQIPLVPGAQPVNVRPYRYAPHQKTEIERQVQAMLKHGTIRHSSSPFASPVLVRKKDGSWRFCVDYRQLNSLTVKNKHPLPVVDELLDELAGAKWFSKLDLSSGYHQIRMAAGDEHKTAFRTHQGLYEFLVMPFGLTGVPATFQSVMNMIFEKQLRHGVLVFMDDILIYTPTLEAHLTLLCEVLLILQTNNLFIKRSKCLFAQYKLEYLGHVISGVGVATDPVMSQVLQPLAILESRCIQRGGVAVPQVRVTWDQASPPSATWEDAFALQARFPEALAWGQASSQGVGHVTAQPKAGDKRRKKMMKRKLGLAQHEEHDVPCVTRRKTQI
- the LOC127333208 gene encoding beta-amylase Tri a 17, which translates into the protein MPGNMLANYVQVNVMLPLDVVSIDNTFEKGEELRAQLKKLAEAGVDGVMIDVWWGLVEGKGPKAYDWSAYKEVFELVQEAGLKLQAIMSFHQCGGNVGDVVNIPIPQWVRDIGKSDPDIFYTNRSGTRNIEYLTLGVDDQPLFHGRTAVQMYADYMKSFRENMEQFLDAGVIVDIEVGLGPAGEMRYPSYPQSQGWVFPGIGEFICYDKYLEADFKAAAATAGHPEWELPDDAGQYNDTPEETQFFKDNGTYLTEKGKFFLSWYSNKLIEHGDKILDEANQVFLGCRVQLAIKISGIHWWYRVPSHAAELTAGYYNLDDRDGYRTIARMLTRHHASLNFTCAEMRDSEQSSEAKSAPEQLVQQVLSAGWREGLHVACENALARYDATGYNTILRNARPRGINKSGPPEHKLFGFTYLRVSDELLEGENYVTFQTFVKRMHANQAHDPSVDPIAPLERSEPEMPIKMILQAAEPKLEPFPFDENTDLPV